One part of the Bacillus sp. FJAT-45350 genome encodes these proteins:
- a CDS encoding 3-hydroxyacyl-CoA dehydrogenase family protein — MSYQIGVIGSGIMGRGITEACLLSGFKVKLYDIDSEALSKAVIKVKNAAERKAQPKLAQGLENLESCNKIEDFQDCDLVIEAATEKLDVKKSIFQQVENVVSEHAILASNTSGISITAIASSCTYRNRVIGLHFFNPAQKMPLVEVINGLETSSEVTEKASEFVKALEKTPILAKDVPGFVVNKIVTPMLNEAMHMLDNGVASKEDIDQAMKLGMGHPMGPLELSDFIGLDTLLHFLEHLHNQTGLDHYRPSNLLRQKVTAGHLGRKTGRGFYNYE; from the coding sequence ATGAGTTATCAAATTGGAGTAATTGGTTCAGGCATCATGGGGAGAGGAATAACTGAAGCATGTCTTCTATCTGGCTTTAAAGTAAAGCTCTACGATATTGATTCGGAGGCTTTGTCAAAAGCTGTGATAAAAGTAAAAAATGCAGCAGAAAGAAAAGCTCAGCCAAAACTAGCACAAGGGCTTGAAAATTTAGAATCATGTAACAAAATAGAGGATTTTCAAGATTGTGATCTTGTTATTGAGGCAGCTACAGAAAAACTTGACGTGAAAAAAAGCATCTTTCAACAGGTGGAAAATGTCGTATCAGAACATGCAATTCTAGCTTCTAACACATCGGGTATTTCTATTACAGCAATTGCTTCTAGTTGTACCTATCGAAATAGAGTCATAGGATTACATTTTTTTAATCCAGCACAAAAGATGCCATTAGTAGAAGTAATTAATGGTCTTGAAACGTCAAGTGAGGTTACAGAAAAAGCGAGTGAGTTTGTAAAGGCATTAGAGAAAACTCCCATCTTAGCGAAAGATGTACCTGGCTTTGTTGTTAATAAAATTGTGACACCAATGCTAAATGAAGCGATGCATATGCTAGACAATGGAGTTGCTTCAAAAGAAGATATTGATCAGGCGATGAAGCTTGGAATGGGGCACCCAATGGGGCCATTAGAATTATCTGATTTTATCGGTTTAGATACGTTATTACACTTCTTAGAACATTTACATAACCAAACAGGCTTGGATCACTATCGCCCATCAAACCTACTAAGACAGAAGGTTACGGCTGGACACCTAGGAAGAAAGACGGGTCGAGGCTTTTATAACTACGAGTAA
- the dctP gene encoding TRAP transporter substrate-binding protein DctP: MVFRKNSIFSSFFALALVVLLLSACNTSTESDVTEGDGSSSSDSEETFVFKLGHIAPDEHSYTKGIEAFAEAVGEATDGRVEFEIYGNGQLGGERDVVEQVQLGSLDMTIVTAGPVGNFVDKFSVLEMPFLFRDIDHVYNTLDGEVGVELTELLDGAGFKTLGIWENGFRHLTNNKLPIVTPEDMNGLKMRTVENDIYVSTYQSLGTDPTPIAFPELYTSFSQGLVDGTDLSYGVKHSTKMYEVQNHLSEVGIYYAAAPVLMNIDLFESLPADIQQILVEKGEECKTIQRQMNQDMEEKQKADLKELGVDIVESSEIDIDKFQVAVEKVYEQQGARFGDLIERIRAVE; encoded by the coding sequence ATGGTATTTAGAAAAAACTCAATATTTAGTAGCTTTTTTGCTCTAGCACTAGTCGTTTTACTATTATCTGCATGTAATACGAGTACTGAATCAGATGTCACTGAGGGAGATGGTTCATCAAGCTCTGACAGTGAAGAAACATTTGTATTTAAATTAGGACATATTGCACCAGATGAGCATTCATACACAAAAGGAATAGAGGCTTTCGCTGAAGCGGTTGGAGAAGCAACTGATGGAAGAGTGGAATTTGAAATTTATGGTAACGGACAGCTGGGTGGAGAACGTGATGTCGTTGAACAAGTTCAATTAGGCTCACTTGATATGACAATCGTAACTGCAGGTCCAGTAGGAAACTTTGTAGACAAATTTTCTGTACTAGAAATGCCCTTCTTATTTAGAGATATTGACCATGTATATAATACGTTAGATGGAGAAGTTGGCGTTGAACTAACGGAATTATTAGATGGTGCTGGTTTTAAAACACTCGGAATTTGGGAAAATGGTTTTAGACATTTAACAAATAACAAGCTGCCAATCGTTACACCGGAAGATATGAATGGCTTAAAGATGAGAACTGTAGAAAATGATATTTACGTAAGTACGTATCAATCACTAGGTACAGATCCTACACCAATTGCTTTCCCTGAATTATATACATCCTTTTCACAAGGATTAGTAGATGGTACAGACCTATCTTATGGAGTAAAGCACTCAACCAAAATGTATGAGGTTCAAAATCATTTAAGTGAAGTTGGAATTTATTATGCTGCAGCACCAGTTTTAATGAATATTGATTTATTTGAATCACTTCCTGCGGATATTCAACAAATCCTTGTTGAAAAAGGTGAAGAATGCAAAACAATTCAACGCCAAATGAATCAAGATATGGAAGAAAAGCAAAAAGCTGATTTGAAAGAACTAGGTGTTGATATTGTTGAAAGTAGCGAAATAGATATTGATAAATTCCAAGTTGCTGTTGAAAAAGTATACGAGCAGCAAGGAGCACGTTTTGGTGATTTAATTGAACGAATTCGTGCAGTTGAATAA
- a CDS encoding DUF3900 domain-containing protein, producing the protein MDFIVKYISFFVVQDEQEEKVYKHYQTLDETGYDASELKTFLDGELMRITNRKVERHPKSDQVPTKIGRFVVEEGYDLGSNPNYNLFKRIRNADTKDDYTTASNQLVRTYLDASAVRGGVLLIAQAKLNKYFDEPFVFVIKCDFEQKIASITNEMTLIRQVETAISAKNMKSIMYPYMPEEGMLETWELKVHQASHARYFEDFLKYVEYEKTITNIVSTQVVEMASQYIAETYQEESEERGKEESALEAWATSPQREIQEKWTQEQVVEASAHLVEQMPELELKMKLDNIQIKALLSDFGDSVHIAKVNGKYILLIEGDGIEFGSGHSPVEMLKPGELHEVIEKIGRRG; encoded by the coding sequence ATGGATTTCATAGTTAAATATATATCGTTCTTTGTAGTACAAGACGAGCAAGAGGAAAAGGTTTACAAGCATTATCAGACACTTGATGAAACTGGCTATGATGCTAGTGAGCTGAAGACATTTTTAGATGGAGAATTAATGAGAATTACAAATCGTAAAGTGGAGCGTCATCCTAAATCAGATCAGGTTCCAACGAAAATTGGCCGCTTTGTTGTAGAAGAAGGGTATGACTTAGGTAGTAACCCTAATTATAATCTATTTAAACGTATTCGTAATGCTGATACGAAGGATGACTATACGACAGCAAGCAATCAGCTTGTTCGCACCTACTTGGATGCAAGTGCAGTAAGAGGCGGTGTTCTATTAATTGCACAAGCAAAACTGAACAAATATTTTGATGAACCATTTGTGTTTGTTATTAAATGTGATTTTGAACAAAAGATTGCTTCGATTACGAACGAGATGACATTAATTCGTCAAGTAGAGACTGCCATTAGTGCGAAAAATATGAAGTCAATCATGTACCCATACATGCCAGAAGAGGGAATGCTCGAAACATGGGAGCTAAAGGTCCATCAAGCTTCACATGCTCGTTATTTTGAAGACTTCCTCAAATATGTTGAATACGAGAAAACAATTACAAATATCGTCAGTACGCAGGTAGTCGAAATGGCTTCACAATACATTGCCGAAACGTATCAAGAAGAATCGGAAGAACGTGGAAAAGAAGAAAGTGCATTAGAAGCATGGGCAACGAGTCCTCAAAGAGAAATACAAGAAAAATGGACACAAGAGCAAGTAGTAGAAGCTTCAGCACATCTAGTAGAACAAATGCCAGAGCTTGAATTGAAAATGAAGCTAGACAATATTCAAATCAAAGCACTACTTTCTGATTTTGGTGATAGTGTTCATATTGCCAAAGTGAATGGGAAGTACATTCTCCTTATCGAAGGGGATGGAATTGAATTTGGAAGTGGACACTCACCAGTAGAGATGCTAAAGCCTGGTGAACTGCATGAGGTGATAGAGAAGATAGGTAGGCGTGGATAA
- the recQ gene encoding DNA helicase RecQ, translated as MLLQAEKHLQHYFGYPSFREGQKDIIERALTNKDTLGIMPTGGGKSICYQIPAVMASGITIVITPLISLMKDQVDSLTEVGIPSTYLNSTLSTSEYKNRIEEIKLDEYRLVYVAPERLEDYAFMELLQSIPVSIIAIDEAHCVSEWGHDFRPSYRRIPQYIEQIRPKPTVMALTATATPQVQTDICSFFNITDENTIVTGFQRSNLSFKVEKGIDKLLYIDRYLEKNKHDSGIIYASTRKEVEKVYDRLQAKGYEVGKYHGGMSEKERSYNQDEFLKDNITVMVATNAFGMGIDKSNVRYVIHYSLPKNVEAFYQEAGRAGRDGEESECILLFSPQDVQVQKFLIEQSVYDDERKSNEYKKLQQMVDYCHTELCLLQYILNYFADVTGEPCGKCSNCLDTGEVLDMTKEAQMVMSCIIRMKQKFGKTMVAQVLAGSGNKKVKQFQFDQLSTYGILKQWNSKQITQFIDYLIAEQIVQPSDGAFPTLTVSEKGLSILKGEGTVFRREQVVIQNLTEDNEVFEALRQLRKEVASENHIPPYLVFSDKTLREMSQVIPLTEEELLYISGVGQNKLEKYGSSFLELLQEFQEKKSTTLNQPIHSAPKKTTSSSGQSHLETLELYEQGMSVEEIAKERGLSNTTIINHIIKCNNDGKEVDVKPLVKVEHIKLILDAIREVGAERLKPIKDALPEEVGYEEIRLVLGCQDTLLDEITTIEE; from the coding sequence ATGCTACTACAGGCTGAAAAGCATCTGCAGCATTATTTTGGTTATCCTTCTTTTCGCGAAGGACAAAAAGACATTATTGAACGTGCTTTAACAAATAAAGATACACTGGGAATCATGCCAACAGGGGGCGGTAAATCTATTTGTTACCAAATCCCGGCAGTGATGGCTTCAGGGATTACGATTGTTATTACTCCTTTAATATCACTCATGAAAGACCAAGTAGATTCTTTAACTGAAGTGGGAATTCCCTCCACTTATTTGAATAGTACTCTATCAACTAGTGAATACAAAAATCGTATAGAAGAAATTAAACTCGATGAATATCGCCTTGTGTATGTGGCGCCCGAGAGACTAGAAGATTACGCTTTTATGGAATTGTTACAATCAATTCCTGTTTCAATAATTGCGATTGATGAAGCACACTGTGTTTCAGAATGGGGACATGATTTCAGACCTAGTTACAGGCGTATCCCTCAGTATATTGAACAGATTAGACCAAAGCCAACAGTGATGGCGTTGACAGCAACAGCTACCCCACAAGTTCAAACAGATATATGTTCGTTTTTTAACATAACAGATGAGAATACAATTGTTACGGGGTTTCAGCGCTCAAATCTATCATTTAAGGTAGAAAAGGGGATAGACAAGCTTTTATATATTGATAGATATCTAGAGAAAAATAAACATGACTCTGGGATTATCTATGCTTCTACACGCAAAGAAGTAGAAAAAGTATACGACCGTCTTCAAGCAAAAGGATATGAAGTAGGAAAATATCACGGTGGGATGAGTGAAAAAGAGCGTTCCTACAATCAGGATGAATTTTTAAAAGATAATATTACGGTGATGGTCGCAACAAATGCCTTTGGAATGGGAATTGATAAAAGTAATGTACGGTATGTGATACATTATAGCCTCCCGAAAAATGTAGAAGCATTCTATCAAGAGGCTGGACGTGCAGGGCGTGACGGGGAGGAAAGTGAATGTATCTTATTATTTTCCCCTCAGGATGTACAAGTACAGAAATTTTTAATTGAACAATCTGTATATGATGATGAACGCAAATCAAATGAGTATAAGAAGCTTCAACAAATGGTTGATTACTGCCATACAGAGCTTTGCTTACTTCAATATATTCTAAACTACTTTGCCGATGTAACAGGGGAACCGTGCGGTAAATGTAGTAACTGTCTTGATACAGGTGAAGTCTTAGATATGACAAAGGAAGCGCAAATGGTCATGTCATGTATCATTCGTATGAAACAAAAGTTTGGTAAAACAATGGTTGCTCAAGTATTAGCAGGTTCAGGTAACAAAAAGGTTAAGCAATTTCAATTTGACCAACTATCAACCTATGGCATACTCAAGCAGTGGAACAGTAAGCAAATCACACAGTTTATTGATTATTTAATTGCGGAACAAATAGTTCAACCTTCAGATGGAGCTTTTCCTACGTTAACAGTGAGTGAAAAAGGTCTATCTATTCTGAAAGGAGAAGGGACAGTCTTTAGGCGTGAGCAGGTCGTAATCCAAAATCTAACAGAGGATAATGAAGTATTTGAAGCACTTCGTCAGCTTAGAAAAGAAGTAGCGTCAGAAAACCATATTCCACCGTACCTCGTTTTCTCTGATAAAACATTACGAGAGATGAGCCAGGTCATTCCTCTAACAGAGGAAGAGCTACTCTATATTTCTGGTGTAGGACAAAATAAATTAGAAAAATACGGTTCTTCATTCCTAGAGTTGCTACAAGAATTTCAAGAAAAGAAATCCACAACATTGAATCAACCTATACACTCCGCTCCTAAAAAGACAACATCTTCTTCTGGTCAAAGCCATTTAGAGACATTAGAATTGTACGAGCAAGGAATGTCTGTTGAGGAGATTGCTAAGGAACGGGGACTCTCAAATACAACAATAATTAATCACATTATTAAATGTAACAATGATGGAAAAGAAGTAGATGTGAAACCATTAGTGAAAGTAGAGCACATCAAATTAATTTTAGATGCGATAAGAGAAGTGGGTGCCGAGAGATTAAAGCCAATTAAAGATGCATTACCAGAAGAAGTTGGGTATGAAGAAATTCGACTCGTACTAGGCTGTCAGGATACACTTTTGGATGAAATTACAACTATAGAGGAGTAA
- a CDS encoding 2-hydroxyglutaryl-CoA dehydratase — translation MTVKDIDQIEEKLEQFKKEQEEQLGITKSQWFDPVPRKFLKKDKQSTTILTGGLTVAHDYLFEGVMKGLGYKIKSLDCADTESLRLGKEFGNRGQCNPTYFTVGNLIKHLIYLRDVEGKTKEEIVSQYLFMTSGSCGPCRFGTYVTEYRKALRDAGFDGFRVLLFQQTEGVKQVTGEESALKLESSFFLSIMKIIMLGDILNAIGYQTRPYEIEKGATDKALENCKQKLYHALSNRKWLLPVLQQCRKELTQVKVNPAIVKPKVSLIGEFWAMTTEGDGNYQLQRFLEEEGAEVEVQSVTAWILYLIWGGRYDTKRRMNLRKADSGKTGLKGKNPYYRLGLLGVTDKAVRIVFQAYAKTLGLRNYTLPNMDELAEAANAHYNNHLRGGEGHMEVGKLILNAKKNKVNMTISVKPFGCMPSSGVSDGVQSLITERFPEAIFLPIETTGDGAVNVYSRIQMMLFKAKKAAQKEFDEVLQSKGLTVEDVKETRKQHSINPLSIKHNGVACTAANFIYELPNSRKSKIKRTIHQVSNTVK, via the coding sequence ATGACTGTTAAAGATATTGACCAGATTGAAGAGAAGCTTGAACAATTTAAAAAAGAGCAAGAAGAGCAATTGGGGATAACAAAAAGTCAATGGTTTGATCCTGTGCCTAGAAAGTTCTTAAAAAAAGATAAACAATCAACAACTATTCTTACTGGTGGTCTAACAGTTGCTCATGATTATTTGTTTGAAGGAGTCATGAAAGGTCTTGGCTATAAAATTAAAAGCTTGGATTGTGCTGATACTGAATCATTACGATTAGGTAAAGAGTTTGGTAACCGCGGTCAATGCAATCCTACATATTTTACAGTTGGGAATTTAATTAAACATCTCATTTATTTACGAGATGTAGAAGGTAAAACAAAGGAAGAGATCGTTAGTCAATATTTATTTATGACGAGTGGTTCTTGTGGACCATGTCGTTTTGGTACGTACGTAACAGAATATCGAAAAGCATTACGTGATGCAGGCTTTGACGGATTTCGAGTCCTTCTCTTTCAACAAACAGAAGGGGTTAAGCAAGTGACAGGCGAAGAGTCCGCGCTTAAATTAGAGAGCTCCTTTTTCCTCTCTATTATGAAAATTATCATGCTCGGTGACATTTTAAATGCAATTGGATATCAAACCCGACCTTATGAAATAGAGAAAGGAGCAACAGATAAGGCATTAGAAAATTGTAAACAAAAGCTATATCATGCTCTTAGTAATCGAAAATGGCTTCTCCCTGTGTTACAGCAATGCCGAAAAGAACTAACTCAAGTGAAAGTAAATCCCGCAATTGTTAAACCAAAAGTGAGCCTTATCGGTGAATTTTGGGCTATGACAACAGAAGGGGATGGAAATTATCAGCTTCAGAGGTTTTTAGAGGAAGAAGGTGCTGAAGTAGAAGTTCAATCGGTAACTGCATGGATTCTTTACTTAATTTGGGGTGGGCGCTACGATACAAAACGCCGAATGAATTTACGAAAAGCTGATTCAGGAAAAACAGGATTGAAAGGGAAAAACCCATATTATCGGTTAGGTTTGTTAGGGGTTACCGACAAAGCAGTTCGAATAGTTTTTCAAGCCTATGCAAAGACCCTTGGACTGCGAAATTACACTCTTCCGAATATGGATGAATTGGCTGAAGCCGCAAATGCCCATTATAATAATCATTTACGTGGTGGCGAAGGTCATATGGAAGTCGGAAAACTAATATTAAATGCGAAGAAGAACAAAGTAAACATGACAATTTCAGTTAAGCCATTTGGCTGTATGCCTTCTTCTGGGGTATCAGATGGTGTTCAATCTCTAATTACTGAGCGTTTTCCTGAGGCAATTTTTCTTCCAATTGAAACAACGGGAGATGGTGCGGTCAATGTTTATAGTCGAATCCAAATGATGCTGTTCAAAGCAAAAAAAGCAGCTCAGAAAGAATTTGATGAAGTATTGCAATCTAAAGGACTTACGGTTGAGGATGTTAAAGAGACGAGAAAACAACACTCCATTAATCCATTATCAATTAAACATAACGGAGTCGCATGTACAGCAGCAAATTTCATTTATGAACTTCCAAATAGTAGAAAGTCTAAGATTAAGAGAACGATCCACCAAGTTAGTAACACAGTGAAATAA
- a CDS encoding BadF/BadG/BcrA/BcrD ATPase family protein, which yields MTGGNQSSNSLIIGIDVGSTTVKATVVNPYTKEILWSDYKRHHTKQAEKVLEFLVTIGNQFSHVATQDIRVFITGSGGGSIAEYIGAKFVQEVNAVTMAVEELHPDVGSVVELGGQDAKIIIFKENEETGDKQAITSMNDKCASGTGATIDKCMIKVGLPEAEVAKLQFDDSKLHHVAAKCGVFAETDIVNLVKSSIPSTEIMCSLADAIVMQNLSVLTRGNTLKHKVLLLGGPNTYLPFLQQCWRKRIPEAWKQRGYKYPTELPIEELIFIPENSQYYAAYGAVMYGIHEPADVGIYKGIEQLKTFITHGRKAKLGEKAGDPLVQTEDELHHFREKYSIPKFSPPTFKKGQTVRAVIGVDGGSTSSKAVLVGTDGEILLKEYQLSKGNPIQDTKELLTKIRDKVYSQGASLEILGFGATGYAADVLEKTLHADVNIVETVAHMNSAVHYFDDIDVICDIGGQDIKVLFLKNGDIRNFRLSNQCSAGNGMLLQAIADQFGVPIQEYADTAFRAELSPKFSYGCAVFLDSDRVNFQKEGYSKEELLAGLALVLPKNVWQYVVQIPRMAELGRKFVLQGGTQHNLAAVKAQVDYIEERVPDAEVYVHPHSGEAGAIGAAMETLRVVNRRGYTTFLGLDAAIGISYSSRNDESTRCGFCPNLCSRTFIDTVTPNGQTARYISGFSCEKGTVEDKKAVVQLTRERNQLKKEYPNIVDYEARRLFQHFYEPDTLPKEGTMIEDVKQKPVLLGLRKKQVSYMRQFNRSSIEAQEWRNQIRIGIPKVLNMWSTAPFWRTYFEALGVNEKNITFSHDTTEEMLQQGGKYGSIDPCYPSKVAQAHVHHLLYKRHREDNPLHGIVFPCITHIPTYLQNVMDSTCCPIVAGAPNVIKAAFTKETDFFKEKGVKYFDPAVTFTEPNMLKKQLFEAFEEFLQVTEDESDFAVEEAWKALKLFDAEMQEKGKAILEQLEKDNKLGILLIGRPYHLDPGLNHGVLDEFQVLGYPILSMRSIPKDEEWLKRFFLEDLDSGRVEHSLEVTDVWPENFSSNSAQKVWAAKFAARHPNVALLDLSSFKCGHDAPTYGLIDSIVSTAGKAYSALHDIDANKPTGSIKIRVKTYAHSLELHQERLEDIASKKRKLELLIEEKRNELRNSN from the coding sequence GTGACGGGTGGGAACCAAAGCAGTAATTCTTTAATCATTGGTATCGACGTAGGCTCCACAACAGTGAAAGCAACAGTCGTTAATCCATATACAAAAGAAATTTTATGGTCCGATTACAAGAGACACCATACGAAACAAGCAGAAAAGGTACTAGAGTTTCTAGTAACAATCGGAAACCAATTTTCTCATGTAGCTACACAAGACATTCGAGTATTCATAACAGGTTCTGGTGGTGGATCAATTGCAGAATACATTGGTGCGAAATTCGTACAAGAAGTAAACGCGGTCACAATGGCAGTTGAGGAACTCCATCCTGATGTAGGAAGTGTTGTAGAGCTTGGTGGTCAGGATGCAAAAATCATCATATTTAAAGAAAACGAAGAAACTGGTGACAAGCAAGCAATTACATCTATGAATGATAAATGTGCCTCAGGGACAGGTGCAACTATTGATAAATGCATGATAAAAGTAGGCTTACCAGAAGCTGAAGTAGCCAAGCTTCAATTTGATGATTCAAAACTTCATCATGTAGCGGCAAAGTGTGGAGTTTTTGCAGAAACAGATATCGTCAATCTAGTAAAAAGTAGTATTCCTTCAACTGAGATTATGTGCTCACTAGCAGATGCTATCGTCATGCAAAATCTTTCGGTATTAACAAGAGGTAATACATTAAAACATAAAGTACTTTTACTTGGAGGTCCAAATACATACTTACCATTCTTACAACAGTGTTGGAGAAAGCGAATACCTGAAGCATGGAAACAACGAGGATATAAATACCCAACAGAACTTCCGATAGAAGAATTGATTTTTATACCAGAGAACTCACAGTATTATGCAGCGTACGGAGCTGTTATGTACGGAATTCACGAACCTGCTGATGTTGGGATTTATAAAGGAATTGAACAACTAAAAACATTTATTACCCATGGACGTAAAGCGAAACTCGGTGAAAAAGCGGGTGACCCACTTGTCCAAACAGAAGATGAGTTACATCATTTTAGAGAAAAGTATAGTATTCCGAAATTCAGCCCACCAACGTTCAAGAAGGGTCAAACAGTGAGAGCTGTTATTGGTGTTGATGGAGGTTCTACTTCTTCGAAAGCTGTCCTTGTTGGAACCGACGGGGAAATTCTCTTAAAAGAATATCAACTCTCAAAAGGGAATCCGATACAGGATACGAAGGAACTATTAACGAAGATTCGAGACAAAGTCTATTCACAAGGGGCTTCTCTTGAAATTTTAGGTTTTGGTGCAACAGGCTATGCCGCAGATGTATTAGAAAAAACTCTACATGCTGACGTAAATATTGTCGAAACAGTGGCGCATATGAATAGTGCTGTTCATTATTTTGATGATATAGATGTCATTTGTGATATTGGTGGTCAGGATATAAAAGTATTATTTTTAAAAAATGGTGATATTCGAAACTTTAGATTATCAAATCAATGCTCGGCTGGAAATGGAATGCTTCTTCAAGCGATAGCCGATCAATTTGGCGTGCCAATTCAAGAGTATGCAGATACGGCATTTAGAGCAGAGCTTTCACCTAAATTCTCTTATGGCTGTGCCGTTTTCTTAGATTCGGATCGTGTCAATTTTCAAAAAGAAGGTTATTCAAAAGAAGAATTACTAGCGGGACTTGCATTAGTGTTACCAAAAAACGTCTGGCAGTATGTTGTACAAATTCCACGGATGGCGGAATTAGGTAGGAAGTTTGTCCTTCAAGGAGGAACACAGCATAATTTAGCAGCTGTAAAAGCACAAGTTGATTACATAGAAGAGAGAGTTCCTGATGCAGAAGTGTATGTTCACCCACATTCAGGTGAAGCAGGCGCTATTGGAGCAGCGATGGAAACATTGCGTGTTGTTAATCGTAGAGGCTACACAACCTTCCTAGGGTTAGACGCAGCAATAGGTATTTCTTATTCTTCTAGAAATGATGAATCTACTCGTTGTGGATTCTGTCCTAATCTATGTAGCCGCACATTTATCGATACTGTCACACCTAATGGTCAAACCGCTCGCTATATTTCTGGATTTAGCTGTGAAAAAGGTACGGTAGAAGATAAGAAAGCTGTCGTACAACTAACTCGTGAACGTAATCAGTTAAAAAAGGAATATCCGAACATAGTAGATTATGAAGCTAGGCGATTATTTCAACATTTTTATGAACCAGACACACTCCCTAAAGAAGGTACTATGATTGAAGATGTTAAGCAAAAGCCCGTACTTTTAGGATTACGTAAAAAGCAAGTATCATATATGCGTCAATTTAATCGCTCATCGATAGAAGCTCAAGAATGGCGTAATCAAATACGAATTGGCATACCAAAAGTACTAAATATGTGGTCTACCGCTCCTTTTTGGCGAACTTATTTTGAAGCACTCGGTGTAAATGAGAAGAATATTACTTTCAGTCACGACACAACAGAAGAAATGTTGCAACAAGGTGGAAAATACGGCTCAATTGACCCGTGCTATCCATCAAAAGTAGCTCAAGCACATGTTCATCATCTTTTGTATAAGCGTCACCGCGAAGATAATCCATTACATGGAATCGTTTTTCCTTGCATTACTCACATACCGACTTACTTACAAAATGTGATGGATTCCACATGCTGTCCAATTGTTGCAGGAGCACCAAATGTAATCAAAGCCGCATTTACAAAGGAAACCGACTTTTTCAAAGAAAAAGGCGTCAAATACTTCGACCCTGCTGTAACTTTTACAGAGCCTAACATGTTGAAAAAGCAACTATTTGAGGCCTTTGAGGAATTTTTACAAGTGACTGAGGATGAAAGTGATTTTGCAGTAGAAGAAGCTTGGAAAGCATTGAAGCTATTTGATGCAGAGATGCAGGAGAAGGGGAAAGCAATCCTAGAACAGTTAGAAAAAGACAATAAGCTAGGAATTCTATTAATTGGTCGACCGTATCACTTAGACCCAGGATTAAATCATGGGGTACTAGATGAATTTCAAGTATTAGGATATCCAATTCTGTCAATGCGTTCAATTCCAAAAGATGAAGAATGGTTGAAGCGATTCTTTCTGGAGGATCTTGATAGTGGAAGAGTAGAGCACTCTCTTGAAGTAACAGACGTATGGCCAGAGAATTTCAGTTCGAATAGTGCACAGAAGGTATGGGCTGCCAAATTTGCTGCTCGACATCCGAATGTAGCCTTACTAGATTTATCAAGCTTTAAATGCGGTCACGATGCACCAACATACGGCCTCATTGACTCGATTGTTTCAACTGCAGGCAAAGCCTACTCAGCTCTACATGATATTGATGCAAATAAACCAACTGGCTCAATAAAGATTCGTGTGAAAACATACGCCCATAGCTTAGAGCTTCATCAAGAAAGACTAGAGGATATAGCAAGTAAAAAAAGAAAACTTGAACTTCTCATTGAAGAAAAGCGTAATGAACTAAGGAATTCTAACTAA